In the genome of Primulina tabacum isolate GXHZ01 chromosome 13, ASM2559414v2, whole genome shotgun sequence, the window ACGTACAAAGATGACTTCGTAAAACTTATTATTAACATTTGATAACACGGGAAAGCCTCTCGAAAAAGATGTTGCACATGCTTGTGCTGAACAACAACATCTCCCTCATCCACTCTGGTGCCACTTTTTCAAACGTCCCTAACGACAGCACCCGGTATACGAGTTCTGCTTCTCCGTGCGTGTTAGGTACCCATGTCAAACTGAAAGAATAACCTGCTAGAGAAAATTCTAGTGAGTCGGGTAAGAGAATCAGCTATTTGTAATGTAAATTTGACCTCAATAATCCTAGTATATAGCCCAGCATAATTGAAGATTACCACTTGATTGGTGTAGCGCCTGTATGCATGGTTTACTACTTTGTTTACGAGGGGAGAATTTCATGCCATGTACTGACTCGACAAGGCATTGAAACATGCAGTAAACAGCGTTACTGTCTGTGGCATCACCACCCACCATCAAAATAGCAAGTAAATTTCAAGGTTGCCGGACAATGTCGAGATAAGCGATTAATGTCGATACAAGCGATATGTTTGCCTTTTGGAACATACCTGGACTGTTGATCTTCATTTGACAACCACGCTGGATCATTGACATAATAATAGTTAGGCTAAAGTAGAATGGCACGCTTCTAGTAAACTAAATTCAATGTACATACCTGTTGGATGCTCAGAGGAGCACAATCTGTCGGACGCCCATGCTCCCCATCAACATGAGCATTGGCTGTGCCTTCAGTTATACGCTCAAGTTTACGTTTTTTTGCTGATCTAAGTACATACTTGCTAGATGTTCCTTCAGCTGGAGAATCTTGATGTGAAGTTCGCTGCTCGCTTTCAATTTCCTGATTCACAGGACAGTTTGAGCATTCTTGTAATTCAACCTTCCGAAGCTTTGAAATTTCTTTGGAGAGTTCCTTGTCTACAATATCATGGAACACAAATTATTTAGAACTGACACAAAGCAAGTGTCTTGAGGAACTTTCTGAAATAATAAGTAACAATAGAACGCAAGGGTACCATAAAGAGTTTTTTTAAGCTCATGTGATAGAGTATTTTAACCAAGTGACAAGAGTGCTAATATGAAGAGTATTCTACCCGAGTAACAAGCACGATAACAAAAGATAACTCATCTTTATGAACCAAAAATTGGTCGTGATAATGATAAGTCAAGGCCTTATTTACCTATGGTTTTGGAATATCCAAGCATATTCAGATTAAAAGACAGTTTCCACTTTCCAGGGTTAGTAATGGTATAATTGGGTTCTGTGAGAAAATGTTCCCTACTTCAGAGGTCAGTCAGCAGTTAAACAGAAGTCTTCAAAATCTACACTATGATGCAATGATAGCAACTGTTGGACTTTTAACTTAGGAAAGAAGTACAGAAAGTTCATGGTCACAACTATTGCATTCATGACTTGAAAGAGAATGATGATGTATCCTTACTTTTCTGATTTTCTTCCATCAAAAGCTTTTGGCACTGAATATGTTGTTCATCACTAGAAGATCTGTAGCCAAAATATGTGCAAAAATGAAACGAGATCTGGTAATACACTAATACCTAAAGATTACCACATGGTAATGAATAAATGCGTGCCTTGTATCAGCCAGTCCACTTTTCAAGTCGTCTACTTGACCACGTAGGTTGTGGTTTTCACTTTTCAAGTCGTCTACTTGTCCACGTAGCTTGTCGTTTTCACTTTTCAAGTATTCTATCATTTCATCTGCAGCTACATTTAAGAGAAGTATTGAACACATGAGAAAAATCATAACTCCTGAGTAATTATAAAGAGCGCGCATTAACATAAAATAAGGGAGGATGCATGTACGGTTTTTAAACTATGAAATGACCAACAAGAAGCTAAACAGCAAAGAAAACAGAACAAAAAAGGGGAAAAAGAAAGAGAGTAAGTTGATGTTATACCAGCAacataattcatgaattttagTTCTTGCTCGCGATTTAGCTTGTCTAGTGGGGATTCTTTTTCTTTCTGACAAAATAAGAAAGAAGTAGCTCAAATATAACAATAAAACTCAATTCCATACAATCGCACATATATAATGTTAAGACATTACAATTAATGAAATGGTGTATAAATGAAATAAAGTAAATGGGAAACAAAATTAGCCCAGCAGCTGGTTCAGCAACCAAGCACAACAGTGTTGAGAGCTGCACCGATAGAGCTAGCCTTCTCTCAAAAGATCAGCAGAGAGGCATGAAATTAGTACCGATGTGGTAGTTCTCGAGCACAAGAAATAACTCCGAATGACTCGTAGGTAACACAGTATACTCTATAGACTTTAACTCCAATTCAGGAGAGACAAATGCTCAGGTTGTTCTTACCGAACCCTAGGGGACAGAGTTCTGATTTTGATTTGTAAAAACAGAATAGACACTTTTGAGACCAGGAAAATTCATAATTTCCCTAATACAAATTCCCCATCTCGCTCAGGTGCTTTGAAAATCAATGACAAACCGTTTCCATGGCACATTTAAAACCAAAAACAATTGAGCACAAGTTGTTGCTTGAGATGAACAAAATATGTGCCTGGATATTATCACTTCGAACAAACAACGACTAAAGAAACAGCAATGTCAGTAATAAGCTAAAATGACAAGAGAatatggaagaaaaaattttcaaaatccggATGTTTCGACGACAAGCTGCCTATTCCAAATACAGGTCATTAAGACCTCACTACTCCACCGCCAGATGAAAGGTCACTTACATGAATTTCTAATCATACCCAATCACGAAAATAAATAGTTCAAATCTGTCCCTTATTTGTTCCTCAACTCAATTTCAAATGATTCCCATATTTACTTACTCAAGCCACCATTTTCCTTCGCAATAGTCCAAATATCTCCAACACACAAAGTACATAGTGGTAGAAAGAGAGACCTTGAGCTTGGAGTATTTGCTGTAGAGCTTTGCATAAATCGCCTCCATctaaaatcaacaaaaacaacaaagcAAAAAAACAAGTAAATTCAGCAAAAACAAAAACTTTCATCAAATCCGTTCCGAAGCAAAAATGAACATTATGTATCCCCTGAGTCAAATCCTTTCAGATTATTAGGTACttacagaaaaaaaaaaatctggaGTATTTTGGTCGAACACCTTACTGGCATGGGCCGAACCCGCAGATTCGATGAAGCACAAGAAAAATGGAGCCGCGAGAAGCTAGAGAGAAAGAAGCGAAGGAGAGAGATACCTGAAAATTGCAGTCTCCGTTTCGGAATCGATgaaattgaaattctgacgggaTCTGTTCAAGTTTTGgaaattttgaatatatatatcggttttctttaattataaaataataataataaaataataataataataatatcaataataacaaTTACTAAGCAGTAAGAACTGAGGAGGGacataattatataatta includes:
- the LOC142523225 gene encoding uncharacterized protein LOC142523225 isoform X1, which codes for MPMEAIYAKLYSKYSKLKKEKESPLDKLNREQELKFMNYVAAADEMIEYLKSENDKLRGQVDDLKSENHNLRGQVDDLKSGLADTRSSSDEQHIQCQKLLMEENQKKPNYTITNPGKWKLSFNLNMLGYSKTIDKELSKEISKLRKVELQECSNCPVNQEIESEQRTSHQDSPAEGTSSKYVLRSAKKRKLERITEGTANAHVDGEHGRPTDCAPLSIQQRGCQMKINSPDSNAVYCMFQCLVESVHGMKFSPRKQSSKPCIQALHQSSAGYSFSLTWVPNTHGEAELVYRVLSLGTFEKVAPEWMREMLLFSTSMCNIFFERLSRVIKC
- the LOC142523225 gene encoding uncharacterized protein LOC142523225 isoform X2; amino-acid sequence: MPMEAIYAKLYSKYSKLKKEKESPLDKLNREQELKFMNYVAAADEMIEYLKSENDKLRGQVDDLKSENHNLRGQVDDLKSGLADTRSSSDEQHIQCQKLLMEENQKKPNYTITNPGKWKLSFNLNMLGYSKTIDKELSKEISKLRKVELQECSNCPVNQEIESEQRTSHQDSPAEGTSSKYVLRSAKKRKLERITEGTANAHVDGEHGRPTDCAPLSIQQRGCQMKINSPDSNAVYCMFQCLVESVHGMKFSPRKQSSKPCIQALHQSSGYSFSLTWVPNTHGEAELVYRVLSLGTFEKVAPEWMREMLLFSTSMCNIFFERLSRVIKC